In Chroicocephalus ridibundus chromosome 4, bChrRid1.1, whole genome shotgun sequence, one genomic interval encodes:
- the PTGDR gene encoding prostaglandin D2 receptor: protein MEPEGYRCRSSRYIESGQSAVPGSVLFAAGLLGNVLALLLLGQHRRRSRSPGGRPPRVSAFYVLVSGLAVTDLLGKCLLSPIVLAAYAYNRSLSELGPGGRTDGEPGVLCQLFAFLMAFFGLAPTLLLLAMALECWLSLGHPYFYRRHLTRRLGATLGPAAAGLCALFCALPLLGFGVPMQYCPGTWCFIRMAGGGPRQLGFPVLYASLMGLLVLAIGACNVSSMRHLYSMARRQPRRGPPAAAAPRMEELDHLILLGLMTVLFTICSLPLIIRVYMGAFAADFNENADLSALRFLSVNSIVDPWVFIIFRTSFFRMFVRRVCRRLHSGKPP, encoded by the exons ATGGAGCCGGAGGGTTACCGGTGCCGTAGCAGCCGGTACATCGAGAGCGGGCAGTCGGCGGTGCCCGGCTCGGTGTTGTTCGCCGCCGGGCTGTTGGGCAACGTGTTGGCGTTGTTGCTGCTGGGCCAGCACCGGCGGCGATCCCGGTCCCCCGGTGGTCGCCCGCCGAGGGTCTCCGCTTTCTACGTGCTGGTGAGCGGGCTGGCGGTCACCGACCTGCTGGGCAAGTGCCTGCTCAGCCCCATCGTGCTGGCCGCCTACGCCTACAACCGCAGCCTCAGCGAGCTGGGACCGGGTGGACGCACCGACGGCGAGCCCGGTGTCCTCTGCCAGCTCTTCGCCTTCCTCATGGCCTTCTTCGGGCTGgcccccaccctgctgctgctggccatggcGCTGGAGTGTTGGCTCTCCCTGGGGCATCCCTACTTCTACCGGCGGCATCTCACCCGGCGGCTGGGTGCCACGttggggccggcggcggcggggctctgcGCCCTTTTCTGCGCCCTGCCGctgctgggttttggggtgcccaTGCAGTACTGCCCCGGCACGTGGTGCTTCATCCGCATGGCCGGCGGCGGGCCGCGCCAGCTCGGCTTCCCCGTCCTCTACGCCAGCCTGATGGGCCTCTTGGTGTTGGCCATCGGCGCCTGCAATGTGAGCAGCATGCGGCACCTCTACAGCATGGCGAGGCGacagccccgccgcggcccccccgccgccgccgccccgcgcatGGAGGAGCTCGACCACCTCATCCTGCTGGGGCTCATGACCGTCCTCTTCACCATCTGCTCCTTGCCGCTCATC ATTCGAGTGTACATGGGGGCCTTCGCCGCCGATTTCAACGAGAACGCCGACCTCAGCGCCCTGCGGTTTCTCTCTGTCAACTCCATTGTCGACCCCTGGGTCTTCATCATCTTCCGTACCTCCTTCTTCCGCATGTTCGTCCGCAGGGTTTGCCGGAGGCTGCATTCCGGAAAGCCACCTTAA